In Rhinoraja longicauda isolate Sanriku21f chromosome 6, sRhiLon1.1, whole genome shotgun sequence, the following proteins share a genomic window:
- the nat9 gene encoding alpha/beta-tubulin-N-acetyltransferase 9 isoform X3 codes for MRSAAERVPRRRLAEMRLNEDVALQGQLAALVPYRALHVARYHQWMKSEELLKLTASEPLTLEQEYQMRRSWWEDNDKCTFIVLDKAKWMNGLCTEEDCMVGDVNLFLMDSEDLSIAEIEIMIAEPGYRGKGFGKEVTMMMMYYGVTQLQITKFQAKINLENTISIAMFRNMHFEEVSISHVFQEMTLQLMVDNCRKKWLLEQMNWVKEERGS; via the exons ATGCGTAGCGCTGCCGAGCGGGTGCCCAGGCGGCGGTTGGCGGAGATGCGGCTGAACGAGGACGTGGCGCTGCAGGGCCAACTGGCGGCGCTCGTGCCCTACCGTGCGCTGCACGTAGCCAG GTATCACCAATGGATGAAATCAGAAGAGTTGCTGAAACTCACAGCTTCAGAGCCTCTTACCCTGGAACAGGAGTATCAGATGCGGAGAAGTTGGTGGGAGGATAATGATA AATGTACCTTCATAGTGTTGGACAAGGCGAAATGGATGAACGGTTTATGCACAGAAGAGGATTGCATGGTGGGAGATGTAAATCTGTTCCTTATGGATTCTGAAGACCTCTCAATCGCTGAAATTGAAATTATGATTGCAG AGCCTGGTTACCGAGGGAAGGGTTTTGGCAAAGAAGTGACAATGATGATGATGTATTATG GAGTGACTCAGCTGCAGATTACAAAATTCCAAGCCAAAATCAACCTGGAAAATACAATCAGCATTGCCATGTTTCGAAATATGCACTTTGAAGAG GTTTCAATCAGTCATGTATTCCAGGAAATGACACTCCAACTGATGGTAGATAATTGCAGAAAAAAGTGGCTCCTCGAACAAATGAATTGGGTGAAGGAGGAGAG Ggggagttga
- the nat9 gene encoding alpha/beta-tubulin-N-acetyltransferase 9 isoform X1: MRSAAERVPRRRLAEMRLNEDVALQGQLAALVPYRALHVARYHQWMKSEELLKLTASEPLTLEQEYQMRRSWWEDNDKCTFIVLDKAKWMNGLCTEEDCMVGDVNLFLMDSEDLSIAEIEIMIAEPGYRGKGFGKEVTMMMMYYGVTQLQITKFQAKINLENTISIAMFRNMHFEEGELNHPQLAIELPHQGGLSSRIGAVETPVAWSTRNRSLTRDSELHNVKVRSSHRLEH; this comes from the exons ATGCGTAGCGCTGCCGAGCGGGTGCCCAGGCGGCGGTTGGCGGAGATGCGGCTGAACGAGGACGTGGCGCTGCAGGGCCAACTGGCGGCGCTCGTGCCCTACCGTGCGCTGCACGTAGCCAG GTATCACCAATGGATGAAATCAGAAGAGTTGCTGAAACTCACAGCTTCAGAGCCTCTTACCCTGGAACAGGAGTATCAGATGCGGAGAAGTTGGTGGGAGGATAATGATA AATGTACCTTCATAGTGTTGGACAAGGCGAAATGGATGAACGGTTTATGCACAGAAGAGGATTGCATGGTGGGAGATGTAAATCTGTTCCTTATGGATTCTGAAGACCTCTCAATCGCTGAAATTGAAATTATGATTGCAG AGCCTGGTTACCGAGGGAAGGGTTTTGGCAAAGAAGTGACAATGATGATGATGTATTATG GAGTGACTCAGCTGCAGATTACAAAATTCCAAGCCAAAATCAACCTGGAAAATACAATCAGCATTGCCATGTTTCGAAATATGCACTTTGAAGAG GgggagttgaaccatccgcagctgGCAATAGAGCTCCCTCATCAGGGGGgtctaagctcccgcatcggggctgtcgaaactcctgtggcttggagtacccgaaatcggtccctaaccagggacagcgagcttcacaatgttaaagtccgcagctcccaCAGGTTGGAGCactaa
- the nat9 gene encoding alpha/beta-tubulin-N-acetyltransferase 9 isoform X6 — protein sequence MSQDMLLLARPRDCPTLIVFGECTFIVLDKAKWMNGLCTEEDCMVGDVNLFLMDSEDLSIAEIEIMIAEPGYRGKGFGKEVTMMMMYYGVTQLQITKFQAKINLENTISIAMFRNMHFEEGELNHPQLAIELPHQGGLSSRIGAVETPVAWSTRNRSLTRDSELHNVKVRSSHRLEH from the exons ATGTCCCAGGACATGCTTCTGCTGGCAAGGCCTAGAGATTGCCCAACACTAATTGTTTTTGGCG AATGTACCTTCATAGTGTTGGACAAGGCGAAATGGATGAACGGTTTATGCACAGAAGAGGATTGCATGGTGGGAGATGTAAATCTGTTCCTTATGGATTCTGAAGACCTCTCAATCGCTGAAATTGAAATTATGATTGCAG AGCCTGGTTACCGAGGGAAGGGTTTTGGCAAAGAAGTGACAATGATGATGATGTATTATG GAGTGACTCAGCTGCAGATTACAAAATTCCAAGCCAAAATCAACCTGGAAAATACAATCAGCATTGCCATGTTTCGAAATATGCACTTTGAAGAG GgggagttgaaccatccgcagctgGCAATAGAGCTCCCTCATCAGGGGGgtctaagctcccgcatcggggctgtcgaaactcctgtggcttggagtacccgaaatcggtccctaaccagggacagcgagcttcacaatgttaaagtccgcagctcccaCAGGTTGGAGCactaa
- the nat9 gene encoding alpha/beta-tubulin-N-acetyltransferase 9 isoform X5, translating to MKSEELLKLTASEPLTLEQEYQMRRSWWEDNDKCTFIVLDKAKWMNGLCTEEDCMVGDVNLFLMDSEDLSIAEIEIMIAEPGYRGKGFGKEVTMMMMYYGVTQLQITKFQAKINLENTISIAMFRNMHFEEGELNHPQLAIELPHQGGLSSRIGAVETPVAWSTRNRSLTRDSELHNVKVRSSHRLEH from the exons ATGAAATCAGAAGAGTTGCTGAAACTCACAGCTTCAGAGCCTCTTACCCTGGAACAGGAGTATCAGATGCGGAGAAGTTGGTGGGAGGATAATGATA AATGTACCTTCATAGTGTTGGACAAGGCGAAATGGATGAACGGTTTATGCACAGAAGAGGATTGCATGGTGGGAGATGTAAATCTGTTCCTTATGGATTCTGAAGACCTCTCAATCGCTGAAATTGAAATTATGATTGCAG AGCCTGGTTACCGAGGGAAGGGTTTTGGCAAAGAAGTGACAATGATGATGATGTATTATG GAGTGACTCAGCTGCAGATTACAAAATTCCAAGCCAAAATCAACCTGGAAAATACAATCAGCATTGCCATGTTTCGAAATATGCACTTTGAAGAG GgggagttgaaccatccgcagctgGCAATAGAGCTCCCTCATCAGGGGGgtctaagctcccgcatcggggctgtcgaaactcctgtggcttggagtacccgaaatcggtccctaaccagggacagcgagcttcacaatgttaaagtccgcagctcccaCAGGTTGGAGCactaa
- the nat9 gene encoding alpha/beta-tubulin-N-acetyltransferase 9 isoform X2, whose product MRSAAERVPRRRLAEMRLNEDVALQGQLAALVPYRALHVARYHQWMKSEELLKLTASEPLTLEQEYQMRRSWWEDNDKCTFIVLDKAKWMNGLCTEEDCMVGDVNLFLMDSEDLSIAEIEIMIAEPGYRGKGFGKEVTMMMMYYGVTQLQITKFQAKINLENTISIAMFRNMHFEEVSISHVFQEMTLQLMVDNCRKKWLLEQMNWVKEERYSDIKQLLEQE is encoded by the exons ATGCGTAGCGCTGCCGAGCGGGTGCCCAGGCGGCGGTTGGCGGAGATGCGGCTGAACGAGGACGTGGCGCTGCAGGGCCAACTGGCGGCGCTCGTGCCCTACCGTGCGCTGCACGTAGCCAG GTATCACCAATGGATGAAATCAGAAGAGTTGCTGAAACTCACAGCTTCAGAGCCTCTTACCCTGGAACAGGAGTATCAGATGCGGAGAAGTTGGTGGGAGGATAATGATA AATGTACCTTCATAGTGTTGGACAAGGCGAAATGGATGAACGGTTTATGCACAGAAGAGGATTGCATGGTGGGAGATGTAAATCTGTTCCTTATGGATTCTGAAGACCTCTCAATCGCTGAAATTGAAATTATGATTGCAG AGCCTGGTTACCGAGGGAAGGGTTTTGGCAAAGAAGTGACAATGATGATGATGTATTATG GAGTGACTCAGCTGCAGATTACAAAATTCCAAGCCAAAATCAACCTGGAAAATACAATCAGCATTGCCATGTTTCGAAATATGCACTTTGAAGAG GTTTCAATCAGTCATGTATTCCAGGAAATGACACTCCAACTGATGGTAGATAATTGCAGAAAAAAGTGGCTCCTCGAACAAATGAATTGGGTGAAGGAGGAGAGGTATAGTGACATAAAACAGCTGCTGGAACAGGAATGA
- the nat9 gene encoding alpha/beta-tubulin-N-acetyltransferase 9 isoform X4, producing MTIEYSNFRYHQWMKSEELLKLTASEPLTLEQEYQMRRSWWEDNDKCTFIVLDKAKWMNGLCTEEDCMVGDVNLFLMDSEDLSIAEIEIMIAEPGYRGKGFGKEVTMMMMYYGVTQLQITKFQAKINLENTISIAMFRNMHFEEGELNHPQLAIELPHQGGLSSRIGAVETPVAWSTRNRSLTRDSELHNVKVRSSHRLEH from the exons ATGACCATTGAatattccaattttag GTATCACCAATGGATGAAATCAGAAGAGTTGCTGAAACTCACAGCTTCAGAGCCTCTTACCCTGGAACAGGAGTATCAGATGCGGAGAAGTTGGTGGGAGGATAATGATA AATGTACCTTCATAGTGTTGGACAAGGCGAAATGGATGAACGGTTTATGCACAGAAGAGGATTGCATGGTGGGAGATGTAAATCTGTTCCTTATGGATTCTGAAGACCTCTCAATCGCTGAAATTGAAATTATGATTGCAG AGCCTGGTTACCGAGGGAAGGGTTTTGGCAAAGAAGTGACAATGATGATGATGTATTATG GAGTGACTCAGCTGCAGATTACAAAATTCCAAGCCAAAATCAACCTGGAAAATACAATCAGCATTGCCATGTTTCGAAATATGCACTTTGAAGAG GgggagttgaaccatccgcagctgGCAATAGAGCTCCCTCATCAGGGGGgtctaagctcccgcatcggggctgtcgaaactcctgtggcttggagtacccgaaatcggtccctaaccagggacagcgagcttcacaatgttaaagtccgcagctcccaCAGGTTGGAGCactaa